In one Palaemon carinicauda isolate YSFRI2023 chromosome 25, ASM3689809v2, whole genome shotgun sequence genomic region, the following are encoded:
- the LOC137619064 gene encoding coiled-coil domain-containing protein 1-like yields MKMTKTDDDNYNDNYDYNDDHNYVHLYNEDDDKKDNDKFDDDDDNDNDEFDEDDDNNNDEIEDKDDKDNDEFDVNDDNDNEKFDEDNDNNNDEFEDKDDKGNDEFDDDDDNDNDKFDDNDDNDNDKFNEGDDKNDDEFEDKDDNDNDEFDVDYHNNDD; encoded by the coding sequence ATGAAGATGACTAAAACCGACGACGACAACTACAATGATAATTATGACTATAACGATGACCACAATTACGTCCACCTCTATAACGAAGACGACGATAAAAAGGACAATGATAAATTTGACGACGACGATGATAACGACAATGACGAATTCGACGAAGACGATGATAACAACAATGACGAAATTGAGGACAAGGATGATAAGGACAATGACGAATTTGATGtcaacgatgataatgataatgaaaaatttgatgaagacaatgataacaacaatgatGAATTTGAGGACAAGGATGATAAGGGCAATGACGAATTCGACGACGACGATGATAACGACAATGACAAATTTGACGACAATGATGATAACGACAATGACAAATTCAATGAAGGCGATGATAAAAACGATGACGAGTTTGAGGACAAGGATGATAATGACAATGACGAATTCGACGTCGACTATCATAACAACGATGACTAA